One Gopherus flavomarginatus isolate rGopFla2 chromosome 13, rGopFla2.mat.asm, whole genome shotgun sequence DNA window includes the following coding sequences:
- the LOC127033544 gene encoding steroid 21-hydroxylase-like: MLLAALLLLLVLLAVAMLGDMVMLNSVESIRQVLTQKWSDLTGRPPSFRSSSPWGGHDLSLGNFTPSWQLQRKAAHSALVCAQRLQLDPVLGSQVAMLCQESLLPECPWDMVDHMLGERRGAGGDSADEGGLTPEHVYMALVDLFSGGTETMAALLIWAVAFLLHHPQVRDRIHTELQWVMGPKRPLSYGDRDRLPLLSATISEMMRLRPVVPLALPHSTTWDTSLSGFTIPEGTTVIPNLFAAHHHSERFLAQHNLLPFSCGARACLGETLARVEIFVFLGHVLHEFRLEPPAPGALPALRGVFGTMVRCPPFHIRFLPRGSPNPLGHP, encoded by the exons ATGCTGTTGGCggctctgctcctgctcctggtgCTGCTGGCCGTGGCCATgttgggag ACATGGTGATGCTGAACAGTGTGGAGTCCATCCGCCAGGTGCTGACCCAGAAATGGTCCGATTTAACCGGGCGCCCCCCCAGCTTT CGGAGCTCATCTCCCTGGGGGGGCCACGATCTATCCCTGGGCAACTTCACCCCCAGCTGGCAGCTGCAGCGCAAAGCAGCTCACTCGGCCCTGGTCTGCGCCCAGCGCCTGCAGCTGGACCCGGTTCTGGGGTCCCAGGTGGCCATGCTCTGCCAG GAGTCGCTGCTCCCTGAGTGCCCCTGGGACATGGTGGATCACATGCTGGGGGAGCGGCGAGGGGCCGGGGGGGACTCCGCGGACGAGGGGGGCCTCACCCCGGAGCACGTTTACATGGCGCTCGTGGACCTCTTCAGCGGGGGTACCGAGACCATGGCCGCCCTGCTCATCTG GGCTGTGGCCTTCCTGCTGCACCACCCCCAG GTCCGGGACAGGATCCACACGGAGCTGCAATGGGTGATGGGCCCCAAGCGCCCCCTCAGCTATGGGGACCGGGATCGGCTGCCCCTGCTCAGCGCCACCATCTCCGAGATGATGCGTCTGCGCCCTGTGGtgcccctcgccctgccccatAGCACCACGTGGGACACGAG CCTCTCAGGCTTCACCATCCCCGAGGGAACCACCGTGATCCCCAACCTCTTTGCCGCCCACCACCACTCGG AGCGGTTCCTGGCCCAGCACAACCTGCTGCCCTTCAGCTGTGGGGCCCGGGCCTGCCTGGGGGAGACCCTGGCCCGGGTCGAGATCTTCGTCTTCCTCGGGCACGTCCTGCACGAGTTCCGGCTGGAGCCGCCTGCGCCCGGTGCCCTCCCGGCCCTGCGGGGCGTGTTCGGCACCATGGTGCGGTGCCCCCCGTTCCACATCCGCTTCCTGCCCCGGGGGTCCCCGAACCCCCTGGGACACCCATAG